A stretch of the Sphingosinithalassobacter tenebrarum genome encodes the following:
- a CDS encoding zinc-binding dehydrogenase has translation MTIPANALELRSKIADSTLTLSLEPVSLEEPGGDQVIVAMEAAPINPSDLGLLLGPADVSTMKSSGSADRPVLTFAIPEQALPTVAARQGESMPVGNEGAGKVIAAGPDAQHLMGRTVALFGGSTYATHRVARAKDVLPLPEGASARDGAAAFVNPLTALSMVETMRMEGHKALIHTAAASNLGQMLARICRDDNVPLIGVVRSDEQAAILRDLDVKYIADSSKDDFRKTLADACALVDATLAFDAVGGSLSGELVAAMETALTRDEPYNRYGSPRHKQVYVYGMLDRSPVQVPRSVGMSWSVSGYLLPHFLAKAGPEVNKAMRERVAAELTTTFASHFTSEVSLTEALDPDNLRAYAKMATGEKYLIVPQG, from the coding sequence ATGACCATACCGGCCAATGCGCTGGAGCTGCGCTCGAAAATCGCGGACAGCACCCTTACCCTCTCGCTCGAACCGGTTTCGCTGGAGGAACCGGGCGGCGACCAGGTGATCGTCGCGATGGAAGCCGCGCCGATCAATCCCTCCGATCTCGGGCTGCTGCTCGGCCCCGCCGATGTGTCGACCATGAAATCGAGCGGCAGCGCCGACCGGCCGGTGCTGACCTTCGCCATCCCAGAGCAGGCGCTGCCCACGGTCGCCGCGCGGCAGGGCGAATCGATGCCGGTCGGCAATGAAGGCGCGGGCAAGGTGATCGCCGCCGGACCCGATGCGCAGCATCTGATGGGGCGCACCGTCGCGCTGTTCGGAGGGTCGACCTATGCAACCCATCGAGTCGCTCGCGCAAAGGATGTTCTGCCACTGCCCGAAGGCGCGTCGGCGCGTGATGGTGCCGCTGCCTTCGTCAATCCGCTCACCGCGCTGTCGATGGTCGAAACGATGCGGATGGAGGGGCACAAGGCGCTGATCCACACTGCCGCCGCTTCCAATCTCGGCCAGATGCTCGCGCGCATCTGCCGCGACGACAATGTCCCGCTGATCGGCGTGGTGCGCAGCGACGAACAGGCGGCGATCCTGCGCGATCTCGACGTGAAATACATCGCCGACAGCTCGAAGGACGATTTCCGCAAGACGCTCGCGGATGCCTGCGCCCTGGTCGATGCGACGCTCGCCTTCGATGCGGTGGGCGGTAGCCTGTCCGGCGAGCTGGTGGCCGCGATGGAGACCGCGCTTACCCGCGACGAACCCTATAATCGCTATGGCTCGCCCCGGCACAAGCAGGTCTATGTCTATGGCATGCTCGATCGTTCGCCGGTGCAGGTGCCGCGCTCGGTGGGCATGTCGTGGAGCGTCTCGGGCTATCTCCTCCCGCATTTCCTCGCCAAGGCGGGACCGGAAGTGAACAAGGCGATGCGCGAGCGCGTCGCCGCCGAACTGACCACCACCTTCGCCAGCCATTTCACAAGCGAAGTGAGCCTCACCGAAGCGCTCGATCCCGACAATCTGCGCGCCTATGCGAAGATGGCGACGGGCGAGAAATATCTGATCGTCCCGCAGGGCTGA